A DNA window from Bacteroides cellulosilyticus contains the following coding sequences:
- a CDS encoding acetylornithine carbamoyltransferase produces MKKFTCVQDIGNLKAALDEAFEIKKDRFKYVELGRNKTLMMIFFNSSLRTRLSTQKAATNLGMNVIVLDINQGAWKLETERGVIMDGDKPEHLLEAIPVMGCYCDIIGVRSFARFENKEDDYNEVIINQFIQHSGRPVFSMEAATRHPLQSFADLITIEEYKKTARPKVVMSWAPHPRPLPQAVPNSFAEWMNATDYDFVITHPEGYELAPQFVGNARVEYDQMKAFEGADFVYAKNWAAYAGDNYGQILSKDREWTVSDRQMAVTNNAYFMHCLPVRRNMIVTDDVIESPQSIVIPEAANREISATVVLKRLLESL; encoded by the coding sequence ATGAAGAAGTTTACTTGTGTGCAGGACATCGGAAACCTGAAAGCTGCACTGGATGAAGCATTTGAGATTAAGAAAGACCGTTTTAAATACGTAGAGTTGGGACGGAACAAGACGTTGATGATGATTTTCTTCAACTCCAGCTTACGTACCCGTCTCAGCACGCAGAAAGCGGCTACGAATCTGGGTATGAATGTTATCGTGCTGGACATCAACCAGGGAGCATGGAAACTGGAGACGGAACGCGGTGTCATCATGGATGGAGACAAACCCGAACATCTACTGGAGGCTATTCCTGTGATGGGTTGCTACTGCGACATCATCGGTGTACGTTCGTTCGCCCGCTTCGAAAACAAAGAGGATGACTATAACGAGGTAATCATAAACCAGTTCATCCAACATTCCGGTCGCCCGGTGTTCTCAATGGAAGCAGCTACCCGCCATCCGTTGCAAAGCTTTGCCGACCTCATCACAATTGAAGAATACAAGAAGACGGCACGCCCTAAAGTGGTAATGAGCTGGGCACCGCATCCGCGCCCATTGCCCCAAGCCGTGCCTAATTCATTTGCCGAATGGATGAACGCCACGGATTATGATTTCGTCATCACCCATCCCGAAGGTTACGAACTTGCTCCGCAATTCGTAGGAAATGCCCGTGTGGAATATGATCAGATGAAAGCGTTCGAAGGCGCCGACTTCGTCTATGCCAAGAACTGGGCGGCTTATGCCGGAGATAATTACGGACAGATCCTGAGCAAAGACCGTGAGTGGACCGTAAGCGACCGCCAGATGGCAGTAACCAACAATGCTTATTTCATGCACTGCCTGCCCGTGCGCCGCAATATGATTGTAACAGATGATGTCATCGAAAGTCCGCAATCTATTGTCATCCCCGAAGCGGCTAATCGTGAAATATCAGCTACGGTAGTATTAAAGAGACTGCTTGAGTCACTCTGA
- a CDS encoding PASTA domain-containing protein translates to MTIKEFFSFKQNKFFWINLIAMVIVVALVLFGVLKGLDIYTRHGEAVVVPNVKGMGVAEAEKMFRNQGLTCIVSDSSYVKNLPAGCILEHNPAAGQKVKEGRTIYLTINTLSTPLLIVPDVADNSSMRQAQARLLAAGFKLSENERIAGEKDWVYGVKYKGRTLTNGEKVPVGATLTLIVGDGGELPQEGDSTAVEATTPTSSKDSAADESWF, encoded by the coding sequence ATGACTATAAAAGAGTTTTTTTCTTTCAAACAGAATAAGTTTTTCTGGATAAACCTGATCGCAATGGTCATTGTGGTTGCCCTTGTACTGTTTGGAGTGCTGAAGGGACTGGATATATACACCCGTCACGGTGAAGCGGTAGTAGTGCCCAACGTGAAAGGTATGGGAGTGGCAGAAGCTGAGAAAATGTTCCGCAACCAAGGACTTACCTGCATTGTTTCCGACTCCAGCTATGTAAAGAACTTACCAGCCGGATGCATCCTCGAACACAATCCTGCCGCCGGGCAGAAAGTGAAGGAAGGACGCACCATCTATCTGACCATAAACACCCTGAGTACCCCTTTGCTAATCGTTCCCGATGTAGCGGACAACAGTTCCATGCGCCAAGCACAGGCACGCCTGCTGGCGGCCGGCTTCAAACTGTCCGAGAACGAACGCATAGCCGGAGAAAAAGACTGGGTATACGGTGTGAAATATAAAGGCCGTACACTGACCAACGGTGAAAAAGTACCTGTAGGTGCCACACTTACACTAATTGTGGGAGACGGTGGAGAACTGCCTCAGGAAGGGGATTCTACAGCAGTAGAAGCTACCACCCCTACCTCCTCTAAAGATTCCGCAGCAGACGAGTCCTGGTTTTAA
- a CDS encoding glutamate-5-semialdehyde dehydrogenase, translated as MDLNKVFATVQEASRELLSLSDKEINQILLAVADAALAKSDFILAENKKDLERMDPNDPKYDRLKLTVERLQGIAADTRNVATLPSPVGRTLKEHTHPLGMRLRKVSVPFGVIGIIYEARPNVSFDVFSLCLKSGNACILKGGSDADSSNRAIISVIHEVLEHFNINPHIVELLPADREATAELLNARGYVDLLIPRGSSSLINFVRQNATIPVIETGAGICHTFFDRYGDVEKGAAIINNAKTRRVSVCNALDCLLIDGDRLNDLPALCAPLQKSNVIIYADMYAYNALKESYPAELLKEATEEDFGTEFLDYKMSIKTVQSIREAIAHIQKYGSKHSECIVTEDKARAERFCRDVDAACVYVNVPTSFTDGAQFGLGAEIGISTQKLHARGPMALEELTTYKWIVEGEGQVRK; from the coding sequence ATGGACTTAAACAAAGTATTTGCCACCGTGCAGGAAGCCAGCCGGGAATTGTTATCACTGAGCGATAAAGAAATCAATCAGATACTATTGGCTGTAGCGGACGCTGCCTTGGCAAAATCGGACTTCATCCTCGCTGAGAACAAGAAAGACCTGGAAAGAATGGATCCGAATGATCCGAAATACGACCGGCTGAAACTGACGGTAGAACGCCTGCAAGGCATCGCGGCCGATACGCGTAATGTAGCGACCCTTCCCTCACCCGTGGGACGCACGCTGAAAGAGCACACACATCCCCTGGGGATGAGGCTCAGAAAAGTAAGTGTCCCGTTTGGTGTCATCGGCATTATATACGAAGCACGCCCCAACGTGAGTTTCGACGTATTCTCCCTCTGCCTGAAAAGCGGAAATGCCTGCATACTGAAAGGCGGTAGTGATGCCGACTCCTCCAACCGGGCCATTATCAGCGTGATACACGAAGTACTGGAACACTTCAACATCAACCCGCACATCGTAGAATTACTGCCCGCCGACCGGGAAGCTACAGCCGAGTTGCTGAATGCACGGGGGTATGTAGACTTACTTATTCCGCGTGGCAGCAGTAGCCTCATCAACTTTGTGCGTCAAAATGCCACCATACCCGTCATTGAAACAGGCGCAGGTATCTGCCATACTTTCTTCGACCGCTACGGTGATGTAGAGAAAGGTGCAGCTATCATCAACAATGCCAAAACGCGCCGCGTCAGCGTATGCAATGCCCTGGACTGTCTGTTGATTGACGGTGACCGCCTCAACGATCTGCCGGCACTTTGCGCACCGTTGCAAAAAAGCAATGTGATAATCTATGCGGATATGTACGCATACAACGCACTGAAGGAAAGCTATCCTGCGGAGCTACTGAAGGAGGCTACGGAGGAAGACTTCGGTACGGAATTTCTGGACTACAAGATGTCCATTAAAACCGTTCAGTCCATTCGTGAAGCCATAGCACATATTCAGAAATACGGTTCCAAACACAGCGAATGTATTGTAACCGAAGATAAGGCCCGTGCCGAGCGGTTCTGTCGTGATGTGGACGCCGCCTGCGTATACGTCAACGTACCGACTTCCTTTACAGACGGAGCGCAGTTCGGTCTGGGTGCCGAAATCGGTATCAGCACGCAGAAGCTGCATGCCCGCGGTCCCATGGCTCTGGAAGAACTGACCACGTACAAGTGGATTGTCGAAGGAGAAGGACAGGTAAGGAAGTGA